From Bicyclus anynana chromosome 7, ilBicAnyn1.1, whole genome shotgun sequence, the proteins below share one genomic window:
- the LOC112058185 gene encoding cuticle protein 7-like — MFAKVIAFGTLLAAANAGLYGHGHAVSSQSIVRHDEGHYAAPVAYAAPLAYAAPLTYAAPAYGGHYDGHDVYAHPKYDFAYSVADPHTGDHKSQHESRDGDAVHGYYSLVQPDGSVRKVEYTADDHNGFNAVVHNSAPSVHPQAAYNHY, encoded by the exons GTAATTGCCTTCGGAACGCTCTTGGCAGCTGCCAACGCTGGTCTGTATGGCCACGGCCACGCTGTCTCCTCTCAAAGCATCGTTCGTCACGACGAGGGCCACTACGCTGCCCCAGTGGCGTATGCTGCCCCATTGGCATATGCTGCCCCATTGACCTACGCTGCCCCCGCATACGGAGGTCACTATGACGGCCACGACGTATAc gccCACCCTAAATACGACTTCGCGTACTCAGTAGCCGACCCCCACACCGGCGACCACAAGTCACAGCACGAGAGCCGCGACGGTGACGCCGTGCACGGCTACTACTCGCTGGTGCAGCCCGACGGCTCCGTGCGCAAGGTCGAGTACACCGCTGATGACCACAACGG TTTCAACGCGGTCGTACACAACTCTGCCCCGTCCGTCCACCCCCAGGCTGCTTACAACCATTACTAA
- the LOC112058213 gene encoding uncharacterized protein LOC112058213: MSVLEYYPNTKMFSKIVVLAAALAVAQGGNLGHGALLGAGALGGPLGHGAPLGAAGAALGHGALGHGALGLNAGLAGANPWASPLGYNAALGAAGPLAHGGALGYGGPLAHGGALAHGGALAHGGALAHGGALAHGGALAHGAPARGPLVHATSTNNVHLESYASPIGAVGGYAGKYAGGLAGPLAGGYAGHLAGGYAGPLAGGYAGHLAGGYGGPLAGGYAGHLAGGYASPLARGYAGHLAGGYGGHLAGGYAGPLAGGYSGPLAGGYAGLHGGYAGGYAGQYGASKDTFAYPKYKYSYSVEDPNTGDNKAQHEVRDGDVVKGEYSLVNPDGTYRKVSYSADDQNGFNAVVQNSGPNHHVYSAQYHH; encoded by the exons ATGTCAGTCTTGGAATACTATCCAAATACCAAAATGTTCTCTAAA atcGTCGTCTTAGCTGCGGCTTTAGCAGTCGCTCAGGGTGGAAACCTGGGACATGGAGCACTTCTTGGTGCTGGAGCTCTTGGTGGACCCTTAGGACATGGTGCTCCCTTGGGTGCAGCTGGTGCAGCCTTAGGACATGGTGCCTTAGGACACGGTGCCTTGGGACTGAATGCTGGACTTGCTGGAGCCAACCCTTGGGCATCTCCCCTCGGCTACAACGCAGCTCTCGGTGCAGCTGGTCCGCTAGCCCACGGAGGTGCCCTCGGCTACGGCGGTCCTCTAGCTCACGGTGGTGCTCTAGCTCACGGTGGAGCTCTAGCTCACGGTGGTGCTCTAGCTCACGGTGGTGCTCTAGCTCACGGTGGTGCTCTAGCTCACGGTGCTCCAGCTCGTGGTCCTCTAGTCCATGCCACATCTACCAACAACGTGCACCTTGAGTCTTATGCTTCTCCCATCGGCGCCGTTGGAGGTTACGCCGGCAAATACGCAGGAGGCCTCGCCGGACCACTTGCAGGAGGATACGCAGGTCATCTTGCTGGAGGATACGCTGGCCCACTTGCTGGTGGATACGCTGGTCATCTTGCCGGAGGATACGGTGGCCCACTTGCTGGAGGATACGCTGGTCATCTTGCAGGAGGATACGCTAGTCCATTAGCTAGAGGATACGCCGGGCATCTTGCTGGAGGATATGGCGGTCATCTTGCTGGAGGCTACGCTGGTCCGCTAGCAGGTGGATACTCTGGTCCTCTTGCGGGAGGTTATGCTGGTCTTCATGGTGGATATGCTGGCGGTTATGCTGGTCAATACGGTGCTTCTAAAGATACTTtt GCGTACCCCAAATACAAATACTCTTACTCCGTTGAGGACCCCAACACCGGCGACAACAAAGCTCAGCACGAAGTCCGCGACGGTGATGTCGTGAAGGGCGAATACTCCCTGGTGAACCCCGACGGCACCTACAGGAAGGTGTCCTACTCCGCCGACGACCAAAACGG TTTCAACGCAGTTGTACAAAACTCCGGCCCCAACCACCACGTCTACTCTGCTCAATACCACCATTAA